GCTGGTCGTATTGCCATGAACTTTTGTCGCACGGCCGAGGATGCCAATGAGGCGATATCGACGGCTATTCAAGATGTGTTGAGCGTAATGCCACATGCCGTACTGTGTGAGGCTGCGCCTGATTTTGTTGGCCTAACGGATATTGCCGAGCGTTTGGGTTTTTCTCGCCAAAATATGCGTAAATTAATGGAGCAAGGAGGGATTAGTTTCCCTGCCCCTCTGCATCAGGGGAAAACGTCCATTTGGCATCTTGCTAGCGTTCTGACATGGTTAAGAGATGTTAAAAACTACACTATAGACCCCCGGTTATTAGAGCTGGCAGCGGTCAATATGCAGTGCAATTTACATCGTGCCATCAACGAAGCTGATAGCGGTTTTCAGCGAGAGATTTCTGGCTGGCTAAGAAAATAGCGGTTGAGAACACTGCAACCAAAAAGTCATTTCCCGTACAAAACATTAACAACAAAAGCATGAATGGATTCATTGTTTGAATCGCTGTTGGTCAATCTTAATAAGAGCGAATGAAACCCTAAAAAGAGAGCAAAAAAATGCTGATAAATTCCGCACTATGGAGGTGCTCAAAAAAAACACAGCGGTGCAAGCATAGTTCATTAAGGGAATAAAAGATCAAGCGCTGAATCCTCGGATGACGAAATAAGTTACCCTAGCAAGCACTTTTGTTAGTGCGAATAAGTATATCAAAAAGAAAAAATAGCTAAAAAATTAACTAAAAAAAGGACTCCGGCATCGATTTACTGACAGATTGTCATTTTTCCGTAACTCAAGCGCCAAGCGGAGTGGTGCAAGTTATCCACTATTCCTGTGGATAACCTTGTGCATTAGGTTTAGAGAACTCCTCAAAGTCCAGAGCCAGAGCGGCTTTCGCACGCTTTGGTTGATATGATAACTATATTTTAAAACTGTTTTTATTCAATGGGTTATTTAAAATCAAGCACTAGATAAAGAATCGCGTTGCGCAACAAAACGGCCTTGACAAGTGCAGGCTAAAAAAGTTAATTCGCGAGCCGCGTTGGGGATAAATGTCACCGGTAGGTGAAAATTGTAAAACGGATGTAATTTTAGGTTTTTGGCAGTTGTTTAAGGCGGTGACATAGCGTGGGGAAATATACAAAACGGTGCAGATAAGGTTTAAAGCTGGTTTTATATCCAGTATCATAGCTTTCCTCTTCTCGCAGTACGGTGAACATGATTTTCTGATTGTGTGAAGAAATCCCTAGCAAGGGATATACAGAGTCAGTGGAAAAATTGGGTAGGCCTTCCATAATCAATGTCGGACGATTAAGCATTCGAAAATGCCATGGCCCTTCTAAAAGACAAATGCATTTAAGCAAGGTATTGATTCATGAGTAAAACGTTCAAATTGCATTCTGCATTCAAGCCAGACGGCGACCAGCCTGAGGCGATTCGTCGTTTAGAGGCAGGTTTAGAAAATGGTTTGGCACATCAAACGCTGCTGGGCGTAACGGGTTCAGGTAAGACGTTTACGATTGCCAATGTGATTGCCGATCTCAACCGTCCAACCATGGTCATGGCACCAAACAAAACGTTGGCGGCACAGCTTTATGGCGAAATGAAGCAGTTTTTCCCAGAAAATGCCGTGGAATATTTTGTCTCCTATTACGACTATTACCAGCCTGAGGCCTATGTACCGAGCTCGGATACCTTTATCGAGAAAGACTCCTCGGTAAACGAACATATTGAACAAATGCGGCTTTCAGCGACTAAAGCACTACTTGAGCGCAAAGATGTCATTGTTGTCGCTTCGGTTTCAGCTATTTACGGTTTGGGCGATCCTGATGCCTATCTGAAAATGATGCTGCATTTAACGCGCGGTATGATCATCGATCAGCGAGCCATCTTACGTCGTTTATCCGAGCTACAATACGCGCGCAACGATCAGGCCTTTCAGCGCGGTACCTTCCGAGTTCGCGGTGAAGTGATTGATATTTTCCCCGCTGAATCTGAGGATGAAGCCCTACGCGTTGAGCTGTTTGATGAGGAAGTGGAACGCTTATCGCTGTTCGACCCATTAACAGGCCAGCTAATCCAAGAAGTTCAGCGTTTTACCGTGTACCCAAAAACGCATTACGTAACGCCGCGTGAACGCATCCTGCAGGCGATGGAAGATA
This is a stretch of genomic DNA from Hafnia alvei. It encodes these proteins:
- a CDS encoding helix-turn-helix transcriptional regulator — translated: MKDYEFTLIFSLPDQNDEPANYLEVLGAAGCTDATIGVGVAGRIAMNFCRTAEDANEAISTAIQDVLSVMPHAVLCEAAPDFVGLTDIAERLGFSRQNMRKLMEQGGISFPAPLHQGKTSIWHLASVLTWLRDVKNYTIDPRLLELAAVNMQCNLHRAINEADSGFQREISGWLRK